In Enterobacter hormaechei ATCC 49162, one genomic interval encodes:
- the ydfZ gene encoding putative selenium delivery protein YdfZ, with the protein MKTYDRNRNAITTGSRVMVATNGATGVIKEICGEGKSEEQLRRSDCVSIEGVEGLFCPMDLVRLGFH; encoded by the coding sequence ATGAAGACCTATGATCGCAACCGTAACGCTATCACTACCGGCAGCCGAGTGATGGTGGCAACGAATGGTGCAACGGGAGTCATCAAGGAAATCTGCGGAGAAGGCAAATCAGAAGAACAATTACGCCGTTCTGACTGCGTGTCTATCGAAGGTGTGGAGGGTCTGTTCTGCCCAATGGATTTAGTTCGCCTGGGGTTCCATTAA
- a CDS encoding HD domain-containing protein produces the protein MSSISKAHMFAAGAHGGVGQKRKYTGEDYINHPVAVRETVAWHGGTVEMQIAALLHDVVEDTHVTIEMVREHFGEHVAEMVLALTNIARPEDGNRIQRFIINVRELEQTPNTNTLSVS, from the coding sequence ATGTCCAGTATTTCCAAAGCCCATATGTTTGCCGCTGGCGCTCATGGCGGCGTTGGCCAGAAAAGAAAATATACCGGTGAAGACTACATCAACCACCCGGTTGCTGTCCGCGAGACTGTTGCCTGGCATGGTGGAACCGTGGAGATGCAGATCGCGGCGCTGCTGCATGATGTGGTCGAAGACACCCATGTCACCATAGAGATGGTTCGTGAGCACTTCGGTGAGCACGTAGCCGAAATGGTTCTGGCTCTGACCAACATTGCCAGACCAGAAGACGGCAATCGAATACAGCGCTTCATCATCAACGTCCGGGAGCTGGAGCAAACCCCAAATACCAATACCTTGAGCGTATCGTGA
- a CDS encoding lysozyme inhibitor LprI family protein: MKNILLASLLVASPAAFAASFDCQKASTEVEHKICDNERLSKLDEQLSSTYSIALKANPGDADTLKTVQRQWINMRGKLTDDKALELVYLIQINGLKGLDGSASTAVVNETPKPVQKQPEVQEKTSKADAKQAKSGDELTLESFRAKYIEVDGEYYSTTSLPGGSSFLFTCASRIADDQVNVWKKYAAKEGKIDLFFELETRIHTAMLNANFQKLNSDLTKTGICDLITAVP, from the coding sequence ATGAAAAATATCCTACTGGCATCATTGTTGGTGGCATCGCCAGCTGCATTTGCAGCCAGCTTCGACTGCCAAAAGGCTTCGACAGAAGTCGAACACAAAATCTGCGATAACGAACGCCTGTCAAAATTAGATGAACAACTTAGCTCTACCTATTCTATTGCTCTCAAAGCGAACCCGGGGGATGCAGACACCCTAAAGACGGTTCAACGTCAGTGGATAAATATGCGTGGAAAACTCACTGATGATAAGGCTCTTGAGCTGGTTTATCTTATCCAAATTAATGGACTCAAGGGGTTGGATGGTTCGGCCAGCACAGCGGTGGTCAATGAGACACCGAAGCCGGTGCAGAAGCAGCCTGAAGTTCAGGAAAAGACAAGCAAGGCAGACGCAAAGCAGGCTAAGAGCGGTGATGAGCTAACTCTGGAGTCATTCCGAGCTAAGTATATTGAAGTTGACGGTGAATACTACAGCACGACATCCCTTCCCGGAGGGAGTTCGTTCTTATTCACCTGCGCCAGTCGCATTGCCGATGACCAAGTTAATGTCTGGAAGAAGTACGCAGCAAAAGAGGGCAAGATCGACCTTTTCTTTGAGCTTGAGACTCGAATACACACCGCGATGCTGAATGCCAATTTTCAGAAGCTGAATAGTGATTTAACTAAAACAGGCATTTGCGATCTGATTACCGCTGTTCCGTAA
- a CDS encoding GIY-YIG nuclease family protein yields the protein MELFQYLQSLYPQLTPNNSKIHLASTNEYKENPIQEFVKETFDDWQCLQKLKSFNRTYVVSLIQTEDKARFLYAGTYLNVGCSLTASHAVPGRNEDYYLYQLTPVPELDEYRGRLYVSAERPRRSILNGETLAGKLRVVEIAPSCLSFGEFPGYKDVVLDRASLGTIIRQELKSWRTALSIVKGIYLLTDVDGEKLYVGQANGKGGIWGRWKTYFKTGHGGNAGLIEAFGTGDEERLKNVTFSILEIMDINSDACEINRRESHWKRILLSRSVGHNRN from the coding sequence ATGGAACTATTCCAGTACCTTCAGTCGCTATACCCGCAGCTGACCCCAAATAACAGCAAAATTCATTTAGCCAGCACCAACGAATATAAAGAAAACCCGATACAGGAGTTCGTGAAAGAGACGTTCGACGACTGGCAATGCCTGCAGAAGCTGAAAAGCTTCAATCGTACCTACGTTGTCTCTCTTATTCAGACTGAAGATAAGGCGCGATTTCTCTATGCTGGCACCTATCTCAACGTTGGGTGTTCTCTGACAGCATCACATGCAGTACCTGGCCGGAACGAAGACTACTATCTCTATCAACTGACACCTGTTCCTGAACTGGATGAATATCGTGGACGTTTGTATGTCAGTGCGGAGCGTCCTCGCAGATCTATTTTGAACGGCGAAACTCTTGCCGGAAAACTGCGAGTCGTTGAGATTGCGCCATCCTGTCTATCATTTGGCGAGTTTCCCGGCTACAAAGACGTAGTTCTGGACAGAGCCAGTCTCGGAACCATCATTCGGCAGGAGTTAAAGTCGTGGAGAACTGCACTGAGTATTGTCAAAGGCATCTACCTGCTGACTGATGTTGATGGCGAGAAGTTGTATGTTGGCCAGGCAAACGGCAAAGGCGGAATATGGGGAAGATGGAAGACCTACTTTAAAACGGGTCACGGCGGGAATGCTGGCCTGATTGAAGCGTTTGGAACCGGCGATGAGGAAAGGCTCAAGAATGTCACGTTCTCTATTCTGGAAATCATGGACATTAACAGTGACGCCTGCGAGATAAACCGACGAGAATCACACTGGAAACGCATACTGCTTTCTCGTTCAGTAGGACACAATAGGAATTGA